The Lathyrus oleraceus cultivar Zhongwan6 chromosome 5, CAAS_Psat_ZW6_1.0, whole genome shotgun sequence genome includes the window TCGGGTCAAATAGAGGAAGAGTCGGGGGTCATCATCTTCAGCAGCCTATAGAGGAAAACATGGCTTGGCGAGCTCCACCTAGATCGTTGGTAAACAGAATCTCTTTACTAAACTATCTGTTTTTGTTCACTTATAGCTTAATGATAACATGAAACTGTTGTTTGTAAACAATATTCTTGATGCGAATAGGATAACCGAGCTAGAACGAAGAAAGAGGACGAGGATTTGAGCAATGCGATTGCACTTTCTTTAAATGAAGATTTGAAGATACCAGCAGGTAGGTACTGGTTTTGAAGGGGTTTCTTTCTTGCTCTCTTACTTTAGTTATTTTGATAATCAAGGATTGAACTTTTATTTCTGTTTTCTCATTAAGGATATAGATGGCGAACGGGAGCTGATGATGATTATGCAAAAGGACTTCAGGATCGCATGCATTCATCGCTACACCCTCCGTATGCCCCTTTACCGTATTATCCCCGGGGATACAGGTAATAAGATTTCTTCTAATTTGACTGATACATCAATAGCATGGTTGTTGAAATTTGTTATTGACTACTGCTAGCCAACATCGTAGAAGTCACGATTTCTGacattgtgtatgtatgtatatatgtatgtatgtaaCTATGTGTACGTGTGTTGTAACATTATAACTTATAGAATTGATAATGTGCAGCATGCCATCGCATACCAGATTATGTGGAGGGTGCAACAAAGAGATACTCTACGGGAATTGTTTGGGAGTTGAACAAAGTTATTTTCATCCAGACTGCTTCCGGTGTCACTCTTGTCATCATCCTATTACCGAGCGCGAGGTAGTTAAATCCTCTTGAAATTTAGAGGATATTGATGTTATCTATTTTCAAGCATTAACACACATTTACAGTCACAACATGCAGATGCACTCATAAATTAATGTTATTGAAGCTTTCAAAGCTATGCTTACAAAAACATTGATTGTAACATTTATCTTCTATCCTTCTCTTACCGTCTTTTTGTTTCTGTTGATCCAAGTTTTCTTTGTCAGGGAAGCATCCGTATCACAAATATTGTTTTAAAGAATTGAGCCATCCTAAATGTGAAGTTTGCCATCATTATGTAAGTTAGTTTTTTCCCTTCCTTTGCCTGGTTTTAAGATCTGTTGGGCCACCTGCTATCAGGTTTCTGCTATCAAGCCACCCACTATTTATTTTCAAGCTCCAGATGTCCAATCTTAGGCGTGGAGAGATGTGTTAAGAGTTAGGCCTAAACCACATTTCTTAACTTAATCATATGATACGGCATAAGAGATTTCCATCGGAAGACTAGCATAGTATAAAAAACATAATATCCTGTGTGTCTATTACTATTGACCTGCAATTTTTAACACATGATAGTTTATTTCATTTGCAGATACCTATAAATGGTTCTGGTTTGATTGAGTATAGGTGTCACCCCTATTGGAACCAAAAGTACTGTCCATCTCATGAATATGACAATACATCTCGCTGTTGTAGCTGTGAAAGATTAGAGGTACTAATATATTTCATTATTTCTTTTTAAGATCTAAGAGATGAGATTTTTCTATATATATATGTTTCTCCCTTTTTCTGATATGTATTTTTCGAATTATCATTTTCGTTGAAGTCTCGGGGAGAAAGATACTTTAGATTGGACGATGGACGGATTTTGTGCTTTGAGTGCATGGAATCTGCTATAACAGATACCGGCGAATGTCAACCTCTTTATCATGCTATTAGAGACTATTATGAAGGAATGAATATGAGAATCGATCAACAAATCCCGATGCTACTAGTTGGGAGAGAAGCACTTAATGAAGCCATTGTTGGAGAGAAGAATGTAATGAACAATCCATTCTTTGTTTTTCTGTCATAGAAATTAATCTAATTCCTCTTACTCTTTCTAATTGGATAGTTTCGTCCAGGGTTACCATCACGTTCCAGAAACACGAGGCTTATGCCTTTCAGAAGAGCAAACCGTCACCAGTGTatgattttcaaaatctttttcttttgtttttacCAGATTAGAGAATGTTGAAACTCACTTTAATGTAGTTACGCGTTTTTCTGATTTTCTGTTGTTTCAGGTACATAAATGGTCAAAAATAGGTGGACATCGATTAATTGGGATGCGAGGTCAACCTCAAAAGTTGATTCGAAGATGTGAAGTTACAGCTATTCTTGTTCTATATGGTCTTCCGAGGTAGCTATTTATGCTTGTCATGATGTTAAGACTTTATAACAAGTGTTCTGATATTTTTATGCGATGCAGGTTACTCACAGGTGCTATCCTCGCGCATGAGTTGATGCACGGTTGGTTACGACTTAAAGGTTATATATATTATATACATTTCGATTTTTATCTCGGCACCAAATTCCTCAGTATTACGTAACTTAATTTTCGTCTCATTAATCTTAAACTAAGCAGGTTACCGTAATCTTGATCCTGCCGTAGAAGAAGGTATTTGTCAGGTTCTTTCTTACATGTGGCTTGACGCAGAAGTTATGTCAGGTTCTAGAACCAGGCCATCGATATCAGCGGCTTCTTCGTCCTCCTCCTCTTCCGCATCCTCCTACTCGTCAAAGAAAGGTGTGAAATCCAAAGTTGAAAATAAATTGGGTGAGTTTTTCATGAACCAGATTGCTAATGATTCTTCACCGGCTTACGGTGGAGGCTTTAGATCAGCTAATGCAGCGGTTAATAAATACGGTTTACGTTGTACTCTCGACCATATTCGTTTGACTGGTCAGTTCCCTATGTAATAAGAACATCTTCTCTAAGGAGTTTGGATTATAGTGTTTGGTGTTGGATTGGTTTATATCCAATAAGTATAATTCACTACTATTATACCTTCCTTGTTTTAATTCTAGAGAATGTTCTTCTTATTTGATGCTTTTCCTTTTGATCATTGTGTCCGTGTCAGAGTACGTGCTTTATATAATGcatattttaaatatttatagATATTATAAATCAAACTATTACACAAATACATTATGAGTCAAAGGTTTGATTCATATGAATATATAAAATAGGACTAGACCTTAGTATCCTCCATGAtactatcatcatcatcatcactcTTGTAACCATTAGTTTCTATAGCTTTCATCTGTACTTTCTTATAAATGTACCTCTTTTCTATGAAGAGAAAGACCAACACATTCAAAAAACTTATAACTGCCAATAACCAATAAAACTTATCCAAACGACTCGAATTTATATCCTTCCCAATCCAACTCTTGCCATTCTTCGCTGTGACATAGTCCACAGCGATGATTAGAAATGTGCTTAAGAAGCTTCCAATTCCAAACACACTAAAATACAAGGCCAAACCCAAGCTTCTCATCGAGTCAGGAACTTCATCATAGAAATACTCTTGCATACCAACCATAGAAAATGCATCGCCAACGCCAGCGATCAAGTTTTGTGGTATCAACCAGTATACACTCATAGTGTTTACCTCTATTTCCCCTGTTGCCGAGATTTCGTGCTCGAGCATTTGAAGTCTCTTAACTTCTACTATGGCTGAAAGAACCATTATCATGGCTGAGAGTATCAAGCCAATGTTTATCCTGCAAAGGATACTGATGCCCCTTTCGTTTCCGGTGATTTTCCTCATAATTGGAACAAAAAGCTTATCGTAAATGGGGACGCCGATTAAGGTGCCAATGGCAGAAACAGAATTTAGGGAAGCTGGCGGAATTTTGAAACCGTTGCCTATGTTTAAATCCGTCGCAGCGGCTTGTCTGACAAAGAAAGTTGTGCCTTGTGCTCCACATGCTCCAGATGCTAACAAAGTTATCCATATCGGAACAATGTTCAATACAAGCTTTGTTTCCTCCACTCTTGTCAATGTTGCTAATCTCCATGGATTTACTTCCTGCTCAACGTATTCCTCTTCGATTATTGCAGCCTTGTCAAGAAACCTATTTGTTCATCAGTTCAAGTAATTAGTATTCGATAAGTAGTGGGAATACGATAGGATAATCTAAGTCAAGATTCGCAAGGCCCGAGTCTAACCTATTAACTGTCATAGGCTTATTTTAAGGTTTGATCTGTTTTATTTTTGATAAATAGTTCGAGCCGAGCCAAGCTAAGATTTAAATAGACTAGACCATAAGCACATTTTGAACAATTTGGCCTATTCTTACTCGTAATTTCAACAATTTTTCTCGGTTGGAGAAGGTGAATGTGTGATAATACTGATACCTGAATCTTCTGGTATGGCTCAGAAGCCTTCCTTGGGACTGATCAGAAATTGGAACTTGATACAATAAATCCGGATTTGAAGGACAACACAAACCCCTTTTCCTTATGGCCGCGACTAGGACCTGTAAAATCGGTAATAAAGGGTTTCCTTCCGTCTTTCGGTACCTGTAAAACGGCTTACCTACCCAGAAAGTTATGACAGCAATAGCCATAAAGCTAGTAAGTATTAGAGATGAAACTCCCCAGTTGACAACATCTTGAACATAAACAATCAATGTGGAACTAATCAACACTGCAAAGCACAATCCAAAGTTCCACCAGTTGAAGAAAGACAGTTTCTTCTTCATTTCTTCCAGATGACCATCATCAAATTGATCAGCACCAAAGCTTTGTAAGCATGGTCTAAATCCTCCAGTTCCCAAGGATTTAGCGTATATCGCAAGAAAAAAAACCACCTCGTGAACTTTCCTCGGCCGTTGACATATCTCCGTATTGCACGACTTTAGACTTGGGATGTATTGAGACATTGTCAACAGGCATAACCCCTAATTTGAGTTTCACAAGTAGAAATTAGGCTTATTTTTCACGTAAACCAGTATAAACCGATAAATCCTATCACCCCGTTTATCTGGCTTTTTATGGAAGTTAGGATAAACGAGGTGATAAAAGACGTAATCAGTTTTTTATCTAAAATGTACACTAacaaaaatgaattttttttacCATCATATATATTATGGATGACAATTGGACCATATAAAACCGACCGGTGTACGCATCAGCAACAAATCCTCCTACCAGAGGCATTAGAGTTGTTACTCCATACCAGTTGTTTACATTCTTAGCAGCTGTTTTGAGGTCTTCATGAATCACTTCAGTCAGGTAAGTTATAAGGTTCATTGAAATTCCATAGTGACTCATCCTTTCACTAATTTCAACCACTGCTCAAAATCAAATAAAAAGTGCTACTTGTTATTCATTCAACATGCATGCTTGAACACAATTTAACCATTGATGAAATAAACTAATGATATCTTACTGATGACAATGAGAGAAGCTTTCCATGCACCGGTCGAAGCGCGAAGAGGAACTCTTCCTTTATAATCAAAAGAACCATCATACACCCATTTCTCTTCATTACTTTGTTCACTTCTATCTCCTTTTCTCTTCTCCATGTCTTGCTCCATTTTTACAAATGGAAGAGACAAGTTAAAGGGTTTATTATATACACAATTGAAAAGGAAGTGTGGTTTCTATGATTGGTGATGTCATTAGTCAGTGACATTTGAAGTGCATGTATAAAGGGAATTACCCCTTCAGTTTGTTCTGCATTGTTGAAAATGAAGCTGCAAATATGATACATGAATTTAAATGAATCTAATAATTTTAAATTCTTGTCTAAAAATTCTGAAATGGACCTTTTTAGTTCATAATCAAATGATTGCAACTAATGATATTTTGTTTGTTGACAACCATACATTAATATTTTATACAGTTTGTACAGATTATTACACATGGCTTAAAATATTGCAATATTAATGTtaataatgaaaaataaatataaatattgAACAAAGGTAGGATATTTATATTTCCAATGTAAAATAAGTACTATTAAAATGTAGATAGTTGTTTATAAAGGTGTTTGCAcaacaataaataataaaaaaaaaacatatagAATCTTAATATGAAgtaaaaaaaacacaaaaagtgAGGTTAAATTGTGTTACActatttctttctttttaaaGTTCTAGTCAGATTCTAAACACAAAATATAGAATCTGAATTAGAGGTAATTGATAGACATCGGATAAGTAATGAAAGAAAGAAGAGCGACACACAAAGTTATCTTGATTCCTCTCATAAATCGAGAGTAATTCAGTTCCTTTGTACTTATAAGAAACTTTCACTATAATTACTCAAAATTACAATTTGCTTAAGCACGCAAGACAGAGACTTACAATGCTCAAACACAAAGTAAGAGATTTTTAtgctcaagcatacaagcaagagACTTTCAATGTTtaagcacacaagcaagagagTTCAAATGCTCAAACATTaagtaagagacttctaacaatctacctaatagataaaagattgtttgagataatacacttgatatacaatcagaaATGTAGACAAAATACAATACAAGAAGACTTTAAGACTTATGAATTTTTAGAATATACGAAGATAAGAAATCCTACATTAAACTTGTGATTGTATTTTGACAAAGTAACTGCTCATTTAATATCAATGATTCATTTTTGTTCTTCAAGTCTCCATCGCCTTAAATAGAGAAGGAAAATAGACATTTAAGAGATTGCTTAAGAGAGTATTTGAGAAGCTTGAATAGAGACGTTTTGATATTTCTTCAAATGGCTAATGTTGTTGAAAGTTTTTTTGAAATCTCTTTGCTACAAAAAGAATTATCAGTTACAtcatgtagcggtaaattcatgaccactgagctattgattatctcaacatcaataaaacaagagtcgccactgcgtttttattgttttcaaaggaaaatggaaaaagtacgaacaaaactcaaagataaaaagttttcaaatcaaaactaataaaatgtcagagattacaggtaagagtGTTGGTTACAAggagggaaggtattaacacccaaagtgtcatagATACTCCTAAGGAGCcattttttgtgtgcaagtgtttagttgaaaaagatgtttgctaaaaaatagaatgaggggataagaaaagaattcattatttacaattttttgtTTGACgagaccttcggtcttatgcctacataccaacataaaaatgagggatcgaaacctcgtagttcgtggtaaaaatttcaaaggtgggtggattgattttaacaaaagcttaaagaagttttgttatcaatgggagaatactcaaccaaacatccaccgataatgagggctttacaatATTTAAGAGGGAGAGCTTCAACTTGGATTTAATCAATAAGTATGTCAataacccctaataaatggaaagtcttacaatcaatatatcatggaatgagagaattatatctcaactaaagataactcaaatctaaatactctcttttgaaaaagtttaaaggaaaaggcacaaagtggtcaaaatgattaaatgaggttgttagttctttttgtctttttttataaaaaaaataaggtcaatatgatttagtttatttataagtttgattgagaaaatattttgaaaaaaatcaatgacataaggccaaggtttctactcattaaaacaagtctaagttgaaaacaacaagcaaagaagttttaaaaatgagggagagattttgaaattaaagaagtaggaggagatgaagggactatcctagacaagatttaaaagtttagagttaaAAATATCTAACCAATGtgaagcatccacaagacaaaagtgtcagatagaaacccatttcctttggattgttAAGCAAGCAACAAAacataatcatccaagcaattaataagaagacaaatggtatcaaataaatataaccaaacatccaagcaagcagtcttcaatgtcttttAGATGTATTAGATGAAAGGTCTCTTGAAACATACTCACAAAGACAAGCATCAAATGATAataataagatcaaaataacaattcaAACAAAAGAGAAAGAATATAACAGATAAACCAAATGAGTCTCTCAAGGCTTGTATTAGATGAATGACATTGGCCAAGAAAtggtctcaaattaatggcattggccaagtccttccatagctcagggatgttgcctactctaagtctAAGGATCCAAACCAAGTCACAGATAaaggtccaacagtccaccaatgtattttttagggtttttgtttttattaagtattttaaggtccttagaccacaagcacaaaatatatCACAAGTACAAGtatgactcaagtgagcaaagtgaaaattactgaaacataaacaaattgaacgaatgtaaatgaaaatgaattgtaaagtgcaagaatttaaattgcattaaagtaaatgacattaaaataaagtCAGTACAAAGAAATGTTAGTGGAAGAAGAaaattatttaagtcattctttggtgaatactcaaccatccacctacaagcatgaagatatgaacctagacatcattaataagaagggctccaacttggataaaatcaacaagtatgtcactagctctcacaaatggaaaagaggtaaaatcttcacacaataccatgaggaatgggagacttacaatctcacttacaaaaatgctaTTGATTTCGGGCAAATTTAGCGTCATGTcaagaaatcgtaattggacttatgtagaagtcacaactatctgaggccgggcaaaaataatattggtgttaatgcatgctagatACAAGGTATAGAGACCAAGCTCCTAAAGaataccacacacaaaaataagaggggattgacctatctcaatcaagctcatgttgattcatctgacacaaggtcattgatgaatcaactagcattttaATTTATGAGAAATCATTGGCCATAAATGAATTGGGAAAGAAGTGAGATAAAGATGAGAAGATGGAGATGAATAGATCCCAAATTGATtaagggatgaacctcacttgattaataccattcattcatcttgaaggatgaagttcaaacttcatcaaccccctaaatccaatggtattgaccaagtcaaggTCCAATTCGATCAAGACCAAGGTCAAACAAAAAttgagtcaacacaaagtcaataaaatagctcaacaaaatattaaagcaattaaaataatttaaatcaatttttaaataaAGAAAAATACATTTAAAAGGGcaaaaacctcaaatcccttcgaatcaccaaagaaatggccaagggatttatcataggtcaaacaaggtcaaaggaccattgactaatttttttggcattttttgaaagtcggaagtatttaaaatcaattaaaaacaattcAAAAATCATAAgattcactaaaaatatcaaactaaatccaaaaaatagttttaattcagaAATGGGAAGAGttatttgtgaaattttggtggtagtcccatatttttggattaaaattgaaattatagtgaattaaatgagaaaatgctatttaaaaaattaaattggaaaataaactaaataaaaaaaacaatggccatcagatctccttcattaattgaggcgacaaatctgatggccacgcgcatATCATCCATGGTAGGCCTTAGTCAACGCGCGCGCAAGCTTGGTGATTAGAATCAAGGGATGAGATTAGACCATGGCCAATGGATCATATGGTCTAGACTGcgccagcacaccaccggagccctagctcctGTCATCTTCTTCGGCCACCTCACCGGACTAGTCAAGATCAAAAGGTCACCAAAATCATTGGGTCATACACTATTTTGAAAAGAAAATCACGAGGATTCCAAATATGACCTCCAAATCTTTCAACTCTCACTCTATAATGGGAAATATGGAGTTGAAAGTTGAGGTGTTCAAACTGAATTGCTTTGATTCAATCACAAAGCAACTCAGTATTaatgcctacattggtagggcttcagtcaaccaaaaatcaagccaaaatattaagaaatgagagagaattgaagagttgaaattctggaaaattcaCCTTAGAGTTGTATTTTTTAGGCTCgatcttgatgcaattccacttggttttgcttcctcttgcttgtaggAGATGATTAGGATCAAAATGGAtgtgaatccttggagttctagtTCAGAAACAAAAGTTGAACTAGAAGCTCAATTTCAGAGAAATCTTCAAGGTATTCTATGAAATGTGGCTATGGGTTCTCCGAATCGGAGGCAATGCATCTCAATTTATAGGCAATGGAATTGATCTTTGCACCATTTCAAGTTTtggccaaaaatagtaattcaaTGTGCATGGGTGCATAGACACGTGTTTAGGCCCAAATGATCATTGTAATCAGTCCAAATTCGTGCACAAATGATGCTGAGATCATAACATGAATCCATGCAAAGATGTGTAACATTTGAGTTCAAAAGTTATCAAATTGGGCCATGCAAAGAaaccatgcacaagtccctcaattttaatccaaatggaaagatcttggactctttggaacTACCAACCcggggaacaactttgatgttgggacttttccattttaagcttggatcatgatgaattatGTCCTTtaagttggaggaatcaaacatacttgaaaattttctaagttaaaagtcaaatgacccttttttccatcttgaataacttttgctatgagcttcaaatgactttggttccttcttaaaagttgtatatGTTTCAatcctattaaatttggtcacaaatttgacaccatttggagtTTTCATGATGGAGTTAtatattttagaagttgaggaaaactgcttgttcaatgataaggacccaaatggacctataatgtttcctcatagAACATGACCTTAAAAGTGGAATTTGACCTTTAtaaaagaagaaaagtttgaGAAGACACCTGGAAATTGATCATAaaacttggatcatcttcatatcataaa containing:
- the LOC127083896 gene encoding protein NRT1/ PTR FAMILY 5.6, with translation MEQDMEKRKGDRSEQSNEEKWVYDGSFDYKGRVPLRASTGAWKASLIVIMVEISERMSHYGISMNLITYLTEVIHEDLKTAAKNVNNWYGVTTLMPLVGGFVADAYTGRFYMVQLSSIIYMMGLCLLTMSQYIPSLKSCNTEICQRPRKVHEVVFFLAIYAKSLGTGGFRPCLQSFGADQFDDGHLEEMKKKLSFFNWWNFGLCFAVLISSTLIVYVQDVVNWGVSSLILTSFMAIAVITFWVGKPFYRYRKTEGNPLLPILQVLVAAIRKRGLCCPSNPDLLYQVPISDQSQGRLLSHTRRFRFLDKAAIIEEEYVEQEVNPWRLATLTRVEETKLVLNIVPIWITLLASGACGAQGTTFFVRQAAATDLNIGNGFKIPPASLNSVSAIGTLIGVPIYDKLFVPIMRKITGNERGISILCRINIGLILSAMIMVLSAIVEVKRLQMLEHEISATGEIEVNTMSVYWLIPQNLIAGVGDAFSMVGMQEYFYDEVPDSMRSLGLALYFSVFGIGSFLSTFLIIAVDYVTAKNGKSWIGKDINSSRLDKFYWLLAVISFLNVLVFLFIEKRYIYKKVQMKAIETNGYKSDDDDDSIMEDTKV
- the LOC127083897 gene encoding protein DA1-related 2 — protein: MAPPSDINHLSNPCIYGDFSSSYSERKSGFMKWFGKIFKIGSNRGRVGGHHLQQPIEENMAWRAPPRSLDNRARTKKEDEDLSNAIALSLNEDLKIPAGYRWRTGADDDYAKGLQDRMHSSLHPPYAPLPYYPRGYSMPSHTRLCGGCNKEILYGNCLGVEQSYFHPDCFRCHSCHHPITEREFSLSGKHPYHKYCFKELSHPKCEVCHHYIPINGSGLIEYRCHPYWNQKYCPSHEYDNTSRCCSCERLESRGERYFRLDDGRILCFECMESAITDTGECQPLYHAIRDYYEGMNMRIDQQIPMLLVGREALNEAIVGEKNGYHHVPETRGLCLSEEQTVTSVHKWSKIGGHRLIGMRGQPQKLIRRCEVTAILVLYGLPRLLTGAILAHELMHGWLRLKGYRNLDPAVEEGICQVLSYMWLDAEVMSGSRTRPSISAASSSSSSSASSYSSKKGVKSKVENKLGEFFMNQIANDSSPAYGGGFRSANAAVNKYGLRCTLDHIRLTGQFPM